The following are from one region of the Hyla sarda isolate aHylSar1 chromosome 6, aHylSar1.hap1, whole genome shotgun sequence genome:
- the LOC130277767 gene encoding chymotrypsinogen A-like: MAFLWLLSCLALLGGSYGCGVPSIKPIVSGYARVVNGENAVSGSWPWQVSLQDNTGFHFCGGSLINSLWVVTAAHCGVTTSHRVILGEYDRSSSAEPIQTKTISRVFRHPSYSSFTTANDITLLKLSSAASFNNRVAPVCIAASADVFNGGERCVTTGWGYVNAATQTTPSKLQQVSLPLLSNTECQRYWGTKIQNTMICAGASGASSCMGDSGGPLVCQRNGAWTLAGIVSWGSSTCATSSPGVYARVTVLRSWLDQTVAAN; encoded by the exons ATGGCATTTCTGTGGCTTCTGTCCTGCCTTGCCCTATTAGGGGGTAGCTATG GCTGTGGTGTGCCAAGCATCAAGCCAATCGTTTCTGGTTATGCCAGGGTTGTGAATGGTGAGAATGCAGTTTCTGGTTCATGGCCATGGCAGGTGTCTCTGCAG GACAACACCGGATTCCACTTCTGCGGCGGTTCTCTGATCAACAGTCTCTGGGTCGTCACTGCTGCTCACTGTGGTGTCAC AACCTCCCACCGTGTCATTCTGGGTGAATATGACCGTTCCTCCAGTGCTGAGCCTATTCAGACCAAGACCATTTCCAGG GTCTTCAGACACCCCAGCTACAGCTCCTTCACCACTGCCAATGACATCACTCTTCTGAAGCTCAGCAGCGCCGCTTCTTTCAATAACCGTGTGGCTCCTGTGTGCATCGCTGCTAGTGCTGATGTATTCAATGGAGGAGAGAGATGTGTTACCACCGGATGGGGCTACGTCAATGCTGCAA CACAAACAACCCCAAGCAAACTGCAGCAGGTGTCTCTGCCTCTTCTGAGCAATACCGAATGTCAGAGATACTGGGGAACCAAGATCCAGAACACCATGATCTGCGCTGGAGCATCTGGAGCTTCCTCCTGCATG GGTGACTCTGGTGGACCTCTTGTGTGCCAGAGAAATGGAGCTTGGACCTTGGCTGGTATTGTATCCTGGGGAAGTTCTACTTGCGCTACATCTTCTCCTGGAGTTTATGCTAGAGTTACAGTCcttagatcctggctggaccagaccGTTGCTGCTAACTAA
- the LOC130277768 gene encoding chymotrypsinogen A-like, with protein sequence MAFLWLLSCLALLGGSYGCGVPSIKPIVSGYARVVNGENAVSGSWPWQVSLQDNTGFHFCGGSLINSLWVVTAAHCGVTTSHRVILGEYDRSSSAEPIQTKTISRVFRHPSYSSFTTANDITLLKLSSAASFNNRVAPVCIAASADVFNGGERCVTTGWGYVNAATQTTPSKLQQVSLPLLSNTECQRYWGTKIQNTMICAGASGASSCMGDSGGPLVCQRNGAWTLAGIVSWGSSTCATSSPGVYARVTVLRSWLDQTVAAN encoded by the exons ATGGCATTTCTGTGGCTTCTGTCCTGCCTTGCCCTGTTAGGGGGTAGCTATG GCTGTGGTGTGCCAAGCATCAAGCCAATCGTTTCTGGTTATGCCAGGGTTGTGAATGGTGAGAATGCAGTTTCTGGTTCATGGCCATGGCAGGTGTCTCTGCAG GACAACACCGGATTCCACTTCTGCGGCGGTTCTCTGATCAACAGTCTCTGGGTCGTCACTGCTGCTCACTGTGGTGTCAC AACCTCCCACCGTGTCATACTGGGGGAATATGACCGTTCCTCCAGTGCTGAGCCTATTCAGACCAAGACCATTTCCAGG GTCTTCAGACACCCCAGCTACAGCTCCTTCACCACTGCCAATGACATCACTCTTCTGAAGCTCAGCAGCGCCGCTTCTTTCAATAACCGTGTGGCTCCTGTGTGCATCGCTGCTAGTGCTGATGTATTCAATGGAGGAGAGAGATGTGTTACCACCGGATGGGGCTACGTCAATGCTGCAA CACAAACAACCCCAAGCAAACTGCAGCAGGTGTCTCTGCCTCTTCTGAGCAATACCGAATGTCAGAGATACTGGGGAACCAAGATCCAGAACACCATGATCTGCGCTGGAGCATCTGGAGCTTCCTCCTGCATG GGTGACTCTGGTGGACCTCTTGTGTGCCAGAGAAATGGAGCTTGGACCTTGGCTGGTATTGTATCCTGGGGAAGTTCTACTTGCGCTACATCTTCTCCTGGAGTTTATGCTAGAGTTACAGTCcttagatcctggctggaccagaccGTTGCTGCTAACTAA